One genomic region from Scomber scombrus chromosome 19, fScoSco1.1, whole genome shotgun sequence encodes:
- the znf292a gene encoding zinc finger protein 292a has product MAEGETEKEYDTRKAIEELRERFQGLTTLLKESLQSPLEASLHFCQEFCQVLVEHAGRWKTDEDPLPLLEVYTVAILSFANAASCLSSECENVQLLLEKLALSCAELVLLLPQHVPGALWEEFQSSMKLAHSLLQESGSTQLCLLSVLAQQDGVWSNTTLSSILSNTIPQTEQVHEYLELEGPSLLNMRIKHLIKVDSVDKAAVLAKMCSEYPGYEGKGNFKQTYLLCICMTKSQEQLMEEISSIDCKDALEMICNLESEGDEKGALCLCSAFLKRQLLQGDVYCAWELTLFWSKLLMRLESSADSFLSHGKEMALLCRSVCHILFLIKVIQNEVGEVGLPVCVEMCIQALKMTSSDHKDSKSTICKTISCLLPTDLEVKRACQLTEFLLQPTVDSYYAVESLYNEPDQKPEEDGSLPVPNSLRCELLLALKTQWPFDPEFWDWKTLKRNCLALMGEEAAIVSSIDTLNDTDEQEVESALGKIPEYRDLEDFLLTTTNELNEITDEREKNREAKKLREQGFVSARFRNWRAYMQYCVLCDKEFLGHRIVRHAQKHFKDGVYLCPICADSFENREVLEPHVASHVKQSCKERLAAMKAARKVTKPPQSPKSPSKNPKVPAKTNISPVKVESQIGNPSVNTAPVKIEQATSDTQISQDCFCPVKNCSKAFKFFRNLMAHVRSHKNDEEAMRFLEIQKQKVVCQYCRRQFVNVRHLNDHLQMHCGTKPYICIQLDCKANFNSNSELLMHRKTHPEFKAQCMFPNCGKVFSEAYLLYDHEAQHYLTYTCQTDNCGKIFYSQSQFLSHQENHVTNDAVNNLPITNQNPPVTPNVEPPFASTPSKEDTCSAVDCLERSNTDVDVNEASKASTSPCRSPEGSKDLIPLRVKHSVESMLNSVANPEMKEPEKCYTPLTNPTPAPDDVEQAPEAPHVQHDVGGQGETPPVNPVPNATNPVVSPQGEGHNNVQANEFQKAIPQIISPSQIKTEIPCSLQGYPSSTPAVTGNEENLHCCPYSVCTRAYSTNKSLSRHVKKQHPEIFEDWKLAKKYNKVAKITAKKAPPGPASPNVSQNLVNRPSDQPGLLCNKPGMQQMDYPMGSSATHAQCYPSSMEPVPITPMVNPTLYPSWGSPNSSSGLMQSDVSQSWSSPPINNCYPDAFNMNEYPSRSYPQWQAEPYQTTASLPSERDNSTAAIHGPTMSHAPSDSSLMSQYVSSSLMLDNGGQLHNGGHQYGLMPPEGSGENVDVRKASASETEQLDNGNSISTIESLPEGGYHTPYAQSENSCPTQSSSVDIPLKCLSPEAQVALKATTELIKTENMATPGYEQMGNSVDGMLSPQSVTHTDFPYDEDCPSAECEATPSDEKSSEPDLQKGKRSRLSKRTKWPAIIKDGKVICRRCFREFTSTKSLGGHLSKRSQCRPLDEIDLTADLPTSFLDFLNDPHVPDTNGAIFNTSNGDFSQESCSLTTLTSPMVLKQEPQYTNIVDYSNSFPVATENQQEKATELAYPALNVPYQEDHLMEISHAFQRLDLIEAAQEKMRSNLSLEQKVSHCDTTSDIEKSKLLSKSDDKPTEKVPKPFKCDQDDCEYSFMTKEALFRHLTKMHDYSNEMIEELKRTPCKLSPYPCQICPKTFTRTTGLRIHYEKVHRLSKTEMQKLRISARNRRAFRLNKEDVLIGHANTDANANRTTQSAAVVPIIKQEPFDIAIAPQTDNENNPEVPHVTSPGNTVKESFTHSVSTVTQLPSPQSYVNDRPFSEGSPSAPEKSPEQHKVAVINKSPDVKQKSSLKKKLSPVGTSKEQRGKSDALLSKVKEPKSSPPTTSASSSPEKPSSSKNTPTKDESQRKEKLQKRMGLKMCDTDNAYSPYRPYRCVHEGCTAAFTIQQNLILHYRAMHQASLPPSKAEPEAEKTSVINGEESNQSIGKDNEVRCQVKNCSRVFMGITRLVQHYLLLHKFTRDKATAMMGSMSIGTFDCDRPECALPFNSVEKYIEHIKNYHKEIAISESGSVDTTFRCEYVECDRVYSTKSNLLRHLIKKHNYVYDPKASDGRRTKSVGLFPGMNNGKENVENKFKVKKKNTKKKDGKSIEHWTSFGKPTLKSHDEASAMCIRKFALQYPCMIIGCDAVEQAERNIFKHYTTHGLTERYIEDQRSQFIFCKKYSRARFKDANKSEGASSTSSEETEPEDGEKSIDQKTDELVDRIGQEDSKMSNDDSAESQASTGTEGGTKRGRPRKPAQPTPACPERMQTLRNRTTVNSSRENSNPGTPTAPEQRDDGVMPGSFKPLGLEDSFLKFLETSESTHSSKRKLNDKSSAELPSKKEKQTHKQKSAVKTKITDDFKGCENLVDFRNPLNLKSVSNVKIVMDKTFSEGADLLLKQLQDMRPIVIIKKWLYSGS; this is encoded by the exons ATGGCGgagggggagacagagaaggaatATGACACACGGAAAGCTATCGAGGAGCTCCGAGAGCGGTTCCAGGGTTTGACCACACTTCTGAAAGAGAGCTTGCAGTCTCCGCTTGAAGCCTCTCTGCATTTCTGCCAGGAGTTTTGCCAG gtCCTTGTGGAACATGCCGGCCGTTGGAAAACTGATGAGGATCCACTGCCTTTGCTGGAGGTCTACACTGTGGCCATCCTTAGCTTTGCTAACGCAGCGTCCTGTCTCTCCTCCGAATGTGAAAACGTGCAACTCCTACTTGAAAAGTTAGCACT GAGCTGTGCAGAGCTGGTGCTCTTACTGCCCCAGCATGTCCCTGGTGCCTTATGGGAGGAGTTTCAGTCCTCCATGAAG TTGGCACACAGCCTTTTGCAGGAAAGTGGGAGCACACAACTTTGCCTGCTTTCAGTTCTGGCACAGCAGGATGGCGTCTGGTCCAACACCACACTAAGCAGCATCCTGTCCAATACAATCCCTCAAACTGAGCAAG tTCACGAGTATCTTGAATTGGAAGGTCCTAGTCTTCTAAATATGCGAATAAAGCACCTTATCAAAGTGGACAGTGTTGATAAAGCTGCTGTCCTTGCGAAGATGTGCTCAGAGTATCCGGGATATGAAGGAAAAGGGAACTTCAAACAAACCTACTTGCTCTGCATCTGCATGACCAAAAGTCAGGAGCAGCTAATGGAAGAA ATATCATCTATAGACTGTAAAGATGCTCTTGAAATGATCTGCAACTTGGAGTCAGAGGGAGATGAGAAAGGAGCACTTTGCTTATGTTCTGCCTTTCTCAAGCGACAGCTTCTCCAAGGAGATGTTTATTGTGCCTG GGAACTCACACTGTTCTGGAGTAAGCTACTTATGCGTTTAGAGTCGTCTGCTGATTCGTTTCTCAGCCACGGCAAAGAGATGGCTCTTCTCTGCAGAAGTGTCTGTCACATTCTGTTTCTCATCAAAGTCATCCAAAATGAG GTTGGAGAGGTGGGACTTCCAGTGTGTGTGGAAATGTGCATTCAAGCTCTGAAAATGACCTCCAGCGACCATAAAGATAGCAAGTCTACCATCTGCAAGACTATTTCCTGCCTCTTGCCAACTGATTTAGAAGTTAAGCGTGCATGCCAGCTGACTGAGTTCCTCCTCCAGCCCACGGTTGACTCGTATTATGCTGTAGAGTCACTGTACAACGAACCTGACCAAAAGCCAGAGGAGGATGGGAGTCTACCAGTGCCCAATTCTTTACGCTGCGAATTACTGCTGGCCTTGAAGACACAGTGGCCTTTTGATCCAGAGTTCTGGGACTGGAAAACACTGAAACGCAATTGCTTGGCACTGATGGGTGAGGAGGCAGCTATTGTGTCATCTATTGACACACTCAATGACACAGATGAACAAGAAGTGGAAAGTGCACTTGGCAAGATCCCTGAATACAGAGACCTGGAGGATTTTCTGTTAACCACTACAAATGAACTCAATGAAATCacagatgaaagagaaaaaaacagagaggctAAAAAACTTCGGGAGCAGGGATTTGTGTCTGCTCGGTTCCGAAATTGGCGAGCCTACATGCagtattgtgttttgtgtgacaAGGAGTTCTTGGGTCACAGAATTGTTCGCCATGCTCAGAAGCATTTCAAAGATGGAGTGTATCTTTGTCCAATTTGTGCTGACAGTTTTGAAAATAGGGAGGTTTTAGAGCCGCATGTAGCATCACATGTAAAGCAGTCTTGCAAAGAGAGACTGGCTGCAATGAAAGCTGCTAGGAAGGTAACCAAACCACCTCAGTCCCCTAAAAGTCCATCAAAAAATCCGAAAGTTCCTGCCAAGACAAACATTAGTCCTGTTAAAGTTGAATCTCAAATTGGCAATCCATCAGTGAACACAGCTCCTGTTAAGATAGAACAAGCTACATCTGACACACAAATAAGTCAAGACTGTTTCTGTCCTGTTAAAAATTGTTCCAAGGCTTTCAAGTTTTTCCGTAACCTCATGGCTCATGTGCGATCACACAAAAACGATGAAGAAGCCATGAGGTTTTTAgagatacaaaaacagaaagtggTGTGCCAGTATTGCAGACGGCAGTTTGTTAATGTAAGACATCTTAATGATCATTTGCAGATGCACTGTGGCACAAAACCATACATCTGTATACAGTTGGATTGTAAGGCCAACTTTAATTCCAATTCTGAACTTCTCATGCATAGAAAAACACACCCGGAGTTTAAGGCACAGTGCATGTTCCCTAACTGCGGCAAAGTTTTCAGTGAGGCCTACCTATTGTATGATCATGAGGCTCAGCATTACCTTACCTACACCTGCCAAACGGATAACTGTGGTAAAATATTCTACTCACAGTCCCAATTCTTGTCTCATCAAGAAAATCATGTTACAAATGATGCAGTCAACAATTTGCCCATCACAAATCAAAACCCTCCTGTCACTCCAAACGTTGAACCACCATTTGCAAGCACCCCAAGCAAAGAAGACACATGTTCTGCTGTGGATTGCCTTGAGAGGAGTAATACAGATGTGGATGTGAACGAAGCATCGAAGGCAAGCACATCACCTTGCAGATCACCTGAGGGTTCTAAAGATCTTATTCCATTGAGAGTGAAACACTCAGTTGAAAGCATGCTGAATTCTGTGGCAAATCCTGAAATGAAAGAACCAGAGAAATGCTACACTCCACTGACAAACCCCACTCCAGCACCAGATGATGTGGAACAAGCACCAGAGGCTCCACATGTACAGCATGATGTGGGAGGGCAAGGTGAGACTCCTCCAGTAAATCCTGTACCCAATGCTACAAATCCAGTAGTAAGTCCACAGGGAGAAGGGCATAATAATGTGCAAGCTAATGAATTTCAGAAAGCGATACCACAAATCATTTCTCCATCTCAAATCAAAACAGAAATTCCTTGTTCGCTACAAGGATACCCCTCCAGCACACCTGCCGTAACTGGCAATGAAGAGAACCTGCATTGCTGCCCATACAGTGTCTGTACACGGgcatacagtacaaacaaaaGTCTGTCTAGACATGTGAAGAAGCAACACCCAGAAATATTTGAGGACTGGAAATTGgcaaagaaatataataaagtgGCCAAAATTACAGCAAAAAAGGCACCACCTGGACCAGCTTCACCCAATGTGTCTCAGAACCTTGTAAACAGGCCATCAGATCAACCAGGACTACTATGCAACAAACCTGGGATGCAGCAAATGGATTACCCGATGGGATCTTCAGCCACACATGCCCAATGTTATCCTAGCTCAATGGAGCCTGTGCCTATCACTCCAATGGTGAACCCCACTCTGTACCCATCATGGGGAAGCCCAAACAGTTCCAGTGGTCTAATGCAGTCAGACGTGTCCCAGTCTTGGTCTTCACCTCCCATCAACAACTGCTATCCAGATGCCTTCAACATGAATGAGTACCCCTCCCGCAGCTATCCTCAATGGCAGGCAGAACCTTATCAAACCACAGCGTCTCTCCCATCTGAAAGAGATAATTCAACGGCAGCTATACATGGTCCTACTATGTCTCATGCTCCTTCAGATTCGAGTTTGATGTCTCAGTATGTGTCCAGTTCTTTGATGCTTGACAATGGAGGGCAATTGCATAATGGAGGGCATCAGTATGGACTAATGCCTCCGGAGGGCAGTGGAGAAAATGTAGATGTAAGAAAAGCTAGTGCAAGTGAGACCGAACAGTTGGATAATGGAAACAGTATCTCAACAATTGAGAGCCTACCTGAAGGAGGTTACCACACTCCATATGCTCAGAGTGAAAACTCTTGTCCCACTCAGAGCTCATCAGTTGATATTCCTTTGAAATGTCTGAGCCCAGAGGCCCAAGTTGCTTTAAAAGCTACAACTGAActgattaaaacagaaaacatggcAACTCCTGGTTATGAACAGATGGGAAACTCGGTGGATGGCATGCTTAGTCCACAGAGTGTCACCCACACTGATTTTCCTTATGACGAGGACTGTCCTAGCGCTGAATGCGAGGCCACCCCCTCCGATGAAAAGAGCAGTGAACCTGACTTGCAAAAAGGAAAACGCAGCAGGTTAAGCAAGCGAACCAAATGGCCAGCCATCATCAAGGATGGTAAGGTCATCTGTAGGAGATGCTTCAGAGAGTTCACCAGCACAAAATCTCTCGGAGGTCACCTATCTAAACGCTCTCAGTGCAGGCCGTTAGATGAAATTGACCTGACGGCTGATCTGCCAACATCATTTCTTGATTTTCTTAATGACCCTCATGTCCCTGACACTAATGGAGCAATATTCAATACATCAAATGGTGATTTCTCACAGGAGTCTTGTAGTTTGACTACTCTGACTTCACCTATGGTGTTGAAACAGGAACCCCAGTATACAAATATTGTAGACTATTCCAATTCCTTCCCTGTTGCCACAGAAAACCAGCAAGAGAAAGCAACAGAGTTGGCTTATCCAGCCCTCAATGTACCTTATCAAGAGGATCATTTGATGGAAATTTCCCATGCCTTCCAAAGGCTGGATTTGATTGAGGCTGCACAAGAGAAGATGCGGAGTAATCTGTCCTTAGAGCAAAAAGTCAGTCATTGTGATACAACTTCTGACATTGAAAAAAGTAAGTTACTGAGCAAAAGTGATGACAAGCCCACTGAAAAGGTACCTAAACCTTTTAAATGCGACCAGGATGATTGTGAGTACTCATTCATGACAAAGGAGGCATTATTCAGACACTTGACTAAAATGCATGATTATTCCAATGAGATGATAGAAGAACTCAAAAGAACCCCATGCAAACTGTCTCCATATCCTTGTCAGATTTGCCCAAAAACATTTACCAGAACGACAGGGTTGAGAATTCATTATGAAAAAGTCCACCGTTTGTCAAAGACAGAAATGCAGAAGCTTAGGATAAGTGCTCGAAATAGGCGTGCATTTAGACTAAACAAAGAGGATGTGTTAATTGGCCATGCAAATACTGATGCCAATGCCAATCGTACAACACAATCTGCAGCTGTAGTACCTATTATAAAACAAGAACCATTTGACATTGCAATTGCACCCCAAACAGATAATGAGAACAATCCAGAAGTTCCTCATGTCACTTCACCAGGAAATACAGTAAAAGAGAGCTTCACACATTCAGTATCAACTGTTACACAGCTACCCTCACCTCAAAGCTACGTGAACGACAGGCCATTCAGTGAGGGTTCACCATCAGCTCCCGAGAAATCCCCAGAGCAACATAAAGTGGCTGTCATAAACAAGAGTCCAGATGTGAAACAGAAATCCAGCTTAAAAAAGAAACTCAGTCCAGTTGGGACATCAAAGGAGCAACGAGGAAAATCAGATGCATTATTGAGCAAGGTAAAAGAACCAAAGTCCAGCCCTCCTACTACATCTGCTTCATCCTCCCCAGAAAAACCCAGCAGCTCcaaaaacacacccacaaagGATGAATCCCAGAGAAAGGAAAAACTTCAGAAACGAATGGGGCTCAAGATGTGTGACACAGACAATGCCTATAGTCCATACAGACCATATCGCTGTGTTCATGAAGGATGCACGGCTGCATTTACCATTCAGCAAAATTTGATTCTCCATTACAGAGCCATGCATCAGGCATCCCTGCCCCCGAGCAAAGCTGAACCAGAGGCTGAAAAGACTAGTGTTATAAATGGAGAGGAGAGCAATCAGAGCATAGGCAAAGATAATGAAGTCAGATGTCAAGTGAAAAACTGTTCAAGGGTGTTCATGGGAATCACAAGGTTAGTGCAGCATTACCTCTTACTTCACAAGTTTACCCGTGATAAAGCTACCGCCATGATGGGCAGCATGAGCATAGGGACTTTCGACTGTGACAGGCCAGAATGCGCTCTCCCCTTCAACTCTGTGGAGAAGTACATAGAGCACATTAAAAATTACCACAAGGAAATCGCCATCTCTGAGAGCGGCTCAGTCGATACGACTTTCAGGTGCGAGTATGTAGAATGCGACCGTGTTTACTCTACAAAATCGAACCTCCTCCGTCACCTGATCAAAAAGCATAATTATGTTTATGATCCGAAAGCAAGTGATGGAAGAAGGACTAAGTCAGTGGGGCTCTTCCCAGGGATGAACAATGggaaagaaaatgttgaaaacaaattcaaagtgaaaaagaaaaacactaaaaagaaAGATGGGAAGTCCATTGAGCATTGGACTAGTTTTGGAAAACCTACACTAAAATCCCACGATGAAGCATCAGCCATGTGCATTAGGAAATTTGCCTTGCAATATCCATGCATGATAATAGGCTGTGATGCAGTGGAGCAGGCTGAAAGAAACATATTTAAGCATTACACCACTCATGGCCTCACAGAGCGTTACATTGAAGACCAGAGGAGTCAGTTCATATTTTGCAAAAAGTACTCGCGTGCCAGATTTAAAGATGCAAACAAATCGGAGGGTGCATCAAGTACATCCTCTGAGGAGACGGAGCCAGAAGACGGCGAGAAGTCTATTGACCAGAAGACAGATGAGCTGGTGGACAGAATAGGCCAAGAGGACAGCAAGATGTCCAATGATGACAGTGCAGAATCTCAAGCTTCCACTGGGACAGAAGGGGGGACTAAAAGGGGCCGTCCCAGAAAACCTGCACAACCTACACCAGCTTGTCCAGAGAGGATGCAGACCCTTAGGAATCGTACGACTGTTAACAGTTCAAGGGAGAACTCAAATCCTGGTACCCCTACAGCCCCAGAACAACGAGATGACGGGGTTATGCCAGGGTCTTTTAAACCTTTAGGACTTGAGGATTCTTTCCTTAAGTTCTTGGAAACCTCAGAGTCAACCCACTCTTCCAAACGCAAACTAAACGACAAATCTAGTGCTGAACTGCcgtccaaaaaagaaaaacaaactcacaaACAGAAATCTGCAGTGAAAACTAAAATAACCGATGATTTTAAGGGTTGTGAAAATCTTGTCGACTTCAGAAATCCCCTTAATCTTAAATCAGTGAGCAATGTCAAAATTGTCAtggataaaacattttcagaagGTGCTGATCTTTTGCTTAAGCAGCTACAAGATATGAGGCCCATagtcataataaaaaaatggcTTTATAGCGGATCATAG
- the cga gene encoding glycoprotein hormones alpha chain, with protein sequence MKGKLSLNVVTAATTMGSVRSAGLSLLLLSFLLYLADSYPNVDLSNMGCEECTLRKNSFFSRDRPIYQCMGCCFSRAYPTPLKAMRSMSIPKNITSEATCCVAKNSYETEVDGIRVRNHTDCHCSTCYFHKI encoded by the exons ATGAAGGGGAAACTTTCTCTCAATGTG GTGACTGCTGCAACCACGATGGGCTCAGTGAGATCAGCTGgtctgtctcttcttctgttgtcttttcttctttacctAGCTGATTCATACCCCAATGTTGACCTATCAAACA TGGGCTGTGAGGAATGCACACTGAGAAAGAACAGCTTTTTCTCAAGGGATCGTCCGATCTATCAGTGCATGGGCTGCTGCTTCTCCAGAGCCTACCCGACACCACTCAAAGCCATGAGGTCAATGTCAATTCCAAAAAACATCACCTCAGAGGCGACATGCTGTGTGGCAAAGAACAGCTATGAG ACGGAAGTAGACGGCATACGGGTGAGAAACCATACGGACTGCCACTGCAGCACCTGCTATTTTCACAAGATATGA